A region from the Cellvibrio sp. PSBB006 genome encodes:
- the hemH gene encoding ferrochelatase, with protein MTYSSLQQPADALFHKKETAPRVTTGVLLVNLGTPDAPTTPSVRTYLAEFLSDPRVIEIPPLAWKLILHGIILRVRPKKSAALYKSIWTDEGSPLLAISQRQLAAIQQELGSDVSVKLGMRYGNPSIASALREFREAGIRRIIVLPLYPQYAAPTTGSVFDAIARELMTWRWVPALDFVNGYADNPLYIDSLAQSIKEHIDTQGLPQKILFSYHGMPKRNLDLGDPYYCFCMKTTRLVAEKLGLDKDICLSTFQSRFGYAEWLQPYTDKTLEELPSKGVKNIAIVSPAFSADCLETLEELAEQNREIFLHHGGESYHYIPALNDRPDHINALVDIIRKKL; from the coding sequence ACTTATAGCTCGCTGCAACAACCTGCTGATGCGTTATTCCACAAAAAAGAGACGGCGCCGCGCGTCACCACCGGGGTTTTGCTGGTTAACCTGGGTACGCCGGATGCGCCCACCACACCCTCGGTGCGCACCTATCTTGCAGAATTTCTTTCCGACCCGCGGGTCATTGAAATTCCGCCTCTGGCGTGGAAGCTGATTTTGCACGGCATTATCCTGCGCGTGCGCCCGAAAAAATCAGCGGCGTTATATAAAAGCATCTGGACCGACGAAGGCTCACCCTTACTGGCTATCAGCCAACGTCAACTGGCCGCCATTCAACAAGAGCTGGGCAGCGACGTCAGTGTCAAACTGGGCATGCGTTACGGCAACCCATCCATCGCCAGTGCGCTGCGGGAATTTCGTGAAGCCGGTATTCGCCGCATCATTGTGTTGCCGCTGTACCCGCAATACGCCGCACCCACCACCGGCTCTGTATTCGATGCCATCGCGCGGGAGTTGATGACTTGGCGCTGGGTACCGGCCTTGGATTTTGTCAATGGTTATGCCGATAACCCGCTGTATATTGATTCTCTGGCGCAGAGCATCAAAGAGCATATTGATACGCAGGGCTTACCACAAAAAATACTTTTTTCTTACCACGGCATGCCGAAACGTAACCTGGATTTAGGTGATCCCTATTATTGTTTTTGTATGAAGACCACGCGCCTGGTGGCGGAAAAATTGGGGCTCGATAAAGACATCTGTTTATCCACTTTTCAGTCGCGCTTTGGCTACGCGGAATGGTTGCAGCCTTATACCGATAAAACGCTGGAGGAGTTACCATCCAAAGGCGTCAAAAATATTGCGATTGTATCGCCGGCATTCAGTGCTGATTGCCTGGAGACGTTGGAAGAATTGGCCGAACAGAATCGCGAGATTTTTTTGCATCACGGTGGCGAGTCCTACCACTATATTCCCGCCTTGAATGATCGCCCCGATCATATTAATGCGCTGGTCGACATTATCCGCAAGAAGCTATGA
- a CDS encoding MFS transporter, whose protein sequence is MHSLATRHGIPYFVIFSTGHGLSSLGSWMQKTAVGWLTWELTHSPAWVGAIAMSDLIAALWVAPLAGAVTDRSNPFRLMLLTQTLLILLTLVLWAMTASGVLTIWLLLAWSITDASVQGFNQPVRMVVIGSLAPPERMSQAIATNSIAVNLARSLGPAIAGLVMVTGHIEQVFLINAFSFIALVTVIVWVRHHINRPGLSPRTAHILHDIHSGFSYIRHTPVIAALFALALGFALLARPFSELFPAIAGDILRGGPQTLSWLMSAQGFGALLGAIWMLKAKPADHLIKITFGAAIGIAATLMIFSFTTQLEWVVLIIAIAGVFHVVCNIGMQTMAQTLSEPAMKGRVMALYGLIFRAGPALGAFIFGACAQWVSLQWLLGAAAAVFGIMVLVKLPYIRRVYFRT, encoded by the coding sequence ATGCATTCCTTAGCAACCCGCCATGGCATTCCCTACTTTGTGATATTCAGCACCGGGCACGGTTTATCGTCGCTCGGCAGTTGGATGCAAAAAACGGCAGTGGGTTGGTTGACCTGGGAACTGACCCATTCGCCAGCCTGGGTAGGCGCCATTGCCATGAGCGATTTGATCGCGGCCTTGTGGGTCGCACCGCTGGCGGGCGCGGTGACTGATCGCAGCAATCCTTTTCGTCTGATGTTACTCACCCAAACATTGCTGATTCTGCTGACGCTGGTCCTCTGGGCCATGACGGCCAGCGGCGTATTGACCATCTGGTTATTACTCGCGTGGTCGATCACCGATGCCAGCGTGCAAGGTTTTAATCAACCGGTGCGCATGGTGGTGATCGGTTCACTGGCGCCGCCGGAACGCATGTCGCAGGCCATCGCCACCAATTCCATTGCTGTGAACCTGGCCCGCAGTCTCGGCCCGGCGATTGCCGGTCTGGTGATGGTGACCGGCCATATCGAACAGGTTTTTCTGATCAATGCGTTTTCGTTTATCGCACTGGTGACTGTGATCGTATGGGTACGCCATCACATTAACCGACCGGGCTTATCGCCACGCACCGCGCATATTCTGCACGACATCCATTCAGGATTTTCCTATATCCGTCACACACCGGTGATTGCGGCACTGTTTGCGCTGGCACTGGGTTTTGCGTTACTCGCGCGGCCGTTCAGCGAATTATTTCCAGCTATCGCGGGGGATATTTTGCGCGGTGGCCCGCAAACCTTGTCGTGGTTAATGAGCGCGCAAGGATTCGGTGCTTTGCTCGGCGCAATCTGGATGTTAAAAGCCAAGCCCGCCGATCATTTAATTAAAATCACCTTCGGTGCCGCCATCGGTATTGCTGCAACCCTGATGATTTTTTCATTCACGACGCAACTAGAATGGGTGGTGTTGATCATCGCCATTGCCGGTGTTTTTCATGTGGTGTGCAATATCGGTATGCAAACCATGGCGCAAACACTGAGCGAACCTGCCATGAAAGGCCGGGTGATGGCACTGTACGGTTTGATCTTTCGCGCCGGCCCGGCACTGGGTGCGTTTATCTTCGGTGCTTGCGCACAATGGGTGAGTTTGCAGTGGTTGCTCGGCGCAGCGGCGGCTGTGTTTGGCATCATGGTGTTGGTGAAGTTGCCATACATCCGGCGGGTTTATTTCAGAACTTAA
- a CDS encoding sulfate/molybdate ABC transporter ATP-binding protein gives MSIQVKKIHKNFGSFSALNNVSLDFPTGELVALLGPSGCGKTTLLRIIAGLEQPDSGVVEFHGEDATNVHVRQRQVGFVFQHYALFRHMTVFDNVAFGLTVRPKHTRPNKKDIAERVHELLRLVQLDWLADRYPDQLSGGQRQRIALARALAVEPKVLLLDEPFGALDAKVRKDLRRWLRRLHDDLHITSIFVTHDQEEAMEVADRIVVLNKGKIEQIGSPDKVYNNPASPFVYDFIGQVNLFHSRVSEGWAHIGDYKLPAPEHASVKDSAAVAYVRPHDIELQAEPQGEGFIEATVDSISTAGSVLRIELRHALSEDIFHVELPRSQERLIHLQPGARVYAKPVNSKVFLQ, from the coding sequence ATGAGCATCCAGGTCAAAAAAATCCACAAAAACTTCGGCAGTTTTTCCGCGTTGAATAACGTTTCACTGGATTTCCCCACCGGTGAACTGGTCGCGCTGCTTGGCCCCTCCGGCTGCGGTAAAACCACACTCCTGCGCATTATTGCCGGTCTCGAACAACCGGATAGCGGCGTAGTGGAATTCCACGGCGAAGACGCCACTAACGTCCATGTGCGCCAGCGGCAAGTAGGTTTTGTGTTTCAACACTATGCACTGTTTCGTCATATGACGGTGTTTGATAACGTGGCCTTCGGGTTGACCGTGCGACCCAAACACACACGCCCGAATAAAAAAGACATTGCTGAGCGCGTTCATGAATTGTTGCGCCTCGTGCAACTGGACTGGCTCGCCGATCGTTATCCGGATCAGCTTTCCGGCGGTCAACGTCAACGTATTGCCTTGGCTCGTGCGCTCGCGGTAGAACCAAAAGTGTTATTGCTCGATGAACCCTTCGGTGCACTCGATGCAAAAGTCCGTAAAGACTTGCGTCGCTGGTTGCGTCGTTTGCACGATGACTTGCATATCACCTCGATCTTTGTCACCCACGATCAGGAAGAGGCCATGGAAGTAGCGGATCGCATTGTGGTGTTAAACAAAGGTAAGATCGAACAGATCGGTTCGCCGGATAAGGTTTACAATAATCCTGCCAGTCCATTTGTGTATGACTTTATCGGACAGGTGAATTTATTTCACAGTCGTGTCAGCGAAGGCTGGGCCCATATCGGCGATTACAAATTACCGGCCCCGGAACACGCGAGCGTTAAAGACAGTGCTGCTGTTGCTTATGTTCGGCCGCACGATATTGAACTACAAGCGGAACCCCAGGGGGAGGGTTTTATCGAAGCGACAGTGGACAGTATCAGTACGGCGGGTTCGGTGTTGCGCATTGAATTGCGCCATGCACTCAGCGAGGATATTTTTCATGTGGAATTGCCGCGCTCGCAGGAACGTTTAATTCATTTACAACCTGGCGCCAGGGTTTATGCCAAACCTGTTAATTCCAAGGTGTTTTTGCAATGA
- the cysW gene encoding sulfate ABC transporter permease subunit CysW, protein MQMTLISMALLFLALFLVVPLIAVFTEAFSRGADVYWAAITEPDAWHAITLTLLAAAIAVPLNVIFGLAAAWSITKFQFRGKQALITLIDLPFAVSPVVAGLIYVLLFGAQSWFGPWLSDNNIHIIFAVPGIVLATVFVTFPFIARELIPLMEEQGTSYEEASLTLGASGWQTFWRVTLPSIKWGLLYGIILCNARAMGEFGAVSVVSGHIRGQTNTLPLHIEILYNEYQFAAAFAAASLLAGLALITLLVKSLLEWQHTREREKSIRAAQQQT, encoded by the coding sequence ATGCAAATGACGTTAATCAGTATGGCATTGCTTTTTTTAGCGCTGTTTTTAGTGGTGCCATTAATCGCCGTATTTACCGAAGCCTTTTCGCGCGGTGCCGATGTGTATTGGGCGGCCATTACCGAACCCGATGCCTGGCATGCGATTACATTAACCTTGTTGGCGGCAGCCATCGCTGTGCCGCTCAATGTCATATTCGGTTTGGCCGCAGCCTGGTCGATCACCAAATTCCAGTTTCGTGGCAAGCAGGCATTGATCACCTTGATCGATTTGCCTTTTGCTGTCTCGCCGGTGGTGGCTGGTTTAATTTATGTGCTGCTCTTCGGCGCGCAGAGTTGGTTTGGCCCCTGGCTCTCCGACAACAACATACACATTATTTTTGCCGTGCCGGGCATTGTATTGGCCACCGTGTTTGTCACCTTTCCGTTTATCGCACGCGAATTAATTCCCTTGATGGAAGAGCAGGGCACATCCTATGAAGAAGCGTCGCTCACGTTGGGCGCCAGTGGTTGGCAAACTTTTTGGCGAGTGACGTTGCCGTCCATTAAATGGGGTTTGCTCTACGGCATTATCTTGTGTAACGCGCGTGCCATGGGTGAGTTTGGTGCAGTGAGTGTCGTTAGCGGCCATATTCGCGGCCAGACCAACACGCTGCCGTTGCATATTGAAATTTTATACAACGAATATCAATTTGCGGCGGCCTTTGCTGCTGCCTCGTTACTTGCCGGTTTGGCATTGATCACGCTATTGGTGAAATCTTTACTGGAATGGCAGCACACACGGGAGCGCGAAAAATCCATCCGCGCTGCCCAACAACAAACCTGA
- the cysT gene encoding sulfate ABC transporter permease subunit CysT yields MSRRSSVIPGFGLSLGYAAFYASLIVFIPLAFLFAKAMTLTWSEFWATVLDPQAVASYRLSLGAAFIGALINLVFGFVVAWVLVRYDFFGKKIVDALVDLPFALPTAVAGIALTALYAPQGWIGQWLTPLGIKVAYTPLGVIVALTFIGLPFVVRTVQPVLEELEREIEEAAASLGANRWHIFQRILLPALLPALLTGFALAFARAVGEYGSVVFISGNMPFRTEITPLLIVSKLEQYNYAGAAALAVVLLTFSFVLLLLINFLQHWSSKRAGA; encoded by the coding sequence ATGAGTCGTCGATCTTCTGTTATTCCCGGTTTCGGGTTGTCCCTTGGCTACGCTGCATTTTATGCGAGTTTGATTGTGTTCATCCCGCTCGCCTTTTTATTTGCCAAAGCCATGACGCTTACCTGGTCGGAGTTTTGGGCAACGGTGCTCGATCCGCAAGCGGTAGCGAGTTATCGCTTGAGTCTCGGCGCTGCGTTTATTGGTGCGCTGATCAATTTAGTGTTTGGGTTTGTCGTAGCCTGGGTGCTGGTGCGCTACGATTTCTTTGGCAAAAAAATTGTTGATGCCTTGGTGGATTTACCTTTCGCCTTGCCCACCGCCGTGGCGGGTATTGCGCTCACTGCACTTTACGCACCGCAAGGCTGGATCGGCCAATGGCTCACGCCACTCGGCATTAAAGTGGCTTACACGCCGCTGGGCGTGATCGTCGCGTTGACTTTTATTGGTTTGCCCTTTGTCGTGCGCACCGTGCAGCCGGTGCTGGAAGAATTGGAACGAGAGATTGAAGAAGCCGCCGCGAGTTTAGGTGCAAATCGTTGGCATATCTTCCAGCGGATTTTATTGCCCGCGTTGTTACCCGCCTTGCTCACCGGCTTCGCGTTGGCATTTGCCCGCGCGGTGGGCGAATACGGTTCGGTGGTGTTTATCAGCGGCAATATGCCGTTTCGCACCGAGATCACGCCCTTATTAATTGTCTCCAAACTGGAGCAATACAATTACGCCGGTGCTGCTGCCCTGGCGGTGGTGTTGTTAACCTTTTCCTTTGTCCTGCTGTTGCTGATCAATTTCTTGCAACACTGGAGTAGCAAGCGGGCAGGAGCCTAG
- a CDS encoding sulfate ABC transporter substrate-binding protein codes for MITRYLKNTLLVLSLGFASVAYAQDVKLLNVSYDPTRELYVEFNKAFADHWQKANKQKVSISQSHGGAGKQARAVIDGLEADVVTLALAYDIDAIHEERGLIPKDWQSRLPHNSSPYTSTIVFLVRKGNPKNIKDWDDLVKPGIEVITPNPKTSGGARWNYLAGWAYAKKKYSSDEKAQAFIEKLYKNVPVLDSGARGSTTTFAQRGIGDVFLSWENEAFLAEKEFGKGTFEIVVPSLSILAEPPVTIVDKNVDKHGTRKVAQAYLEFLYSETGQNLAGKHFYRPRDSAIAARYAAQFLNVDLITVDEEFGGWQKAQKTHFNDGGVFDKIYKPGTN; via the coding sequence ATGATTACTCGTTATCTGAAAAATACATTGCTGGTCCTGTCACTTGGCTTTGCCAGCGTTGCATACGCGCAGGATGTCAAACTATTAAACGTTTCCTATGACCCTACGCGCGAACTCTACGTGGAATTTAACAAAGCCTTCGCAGACCATTGGCAAAAAGCCAACAAACAAAAAGTCAGCATCAGCCAATCCCATGGCGGAGCTGGCAAGCAGGCGCGTGCCGTTATCGATGGCCTTGAGGCAGACGTTGTGACTCTGGCATTGGCCTACGATATTGATGCTATCCATGAAGAGCGTGGATTAATTCCCAAGGATTGGCAGTCACGTTTGCCGCACAACAGTTCGCCCTATACATCGACTATCGTGTTTCTGGTGCGTAAAGGTAATCCCAAAAATATCAAGGATTGGGATGATCTGGTAAAACCGGGCATTGAAGTCATTACGCCAAACCCGAAAACCTCGGGCGGCGCGCGCTGGAATTATCTGGCCGGTTGGGCCTACGCGAAAAAGAAATATAGTTCGGATGAAAAAGCGCAAGCGTTCATCGAAAAACTCTACAAAAACGTCCCGGTCCTGGACTCAGGTGCGCGGGGATCGACCACAACATTTGCACAACGCGGTATTGGTGACGTTTTTCTCTCATGGGAAAACGAAGCGTTTCTCGCTGAAAAGGAATTTGGCAAGGGCACCTTTGAAATTGTGGTTCCTTCGCTGTCGATTTTGGCTGAACCGCCCGTGACTATCGTGGATAAAAATGTCGACAAGCACGGTACGCGTAAAGTTGCACAAGCCTATCTGGAGTTTTTGTATAGCGAAACCGGCCAGAACCTTGCGGGTAAACATTTTTATCGTCCGCGTGATTCTGCGATTGCAGCCAGGTACGCAGCGCAATTTTTGAACGTTGACCTGATTACCGTGGATGAGGAATTTGGTGGTTGGCAGAAAGCCCAGAAAACCCATTTCAATGACGGCGGTGTGTTCGACAAGATCTACAAGCCTGGAACGAATTAA
- a CDS encoding porin, producing MSFQHLRSLRRSFYTPTLFSLAVTAALGLNAQHALANPPIIYGKLNITLDQFDHEGAARVIALQAPAVVDQWELNSNASRLGIKGEQALENTGLTVVYLAEYETDADDGGSSPFVQRNIYAGLQGSFGRVIGGKFDTPLKVIEGKVDQFNDLKADIDVLLGGQNRVNNIVQYSTPRLAKLFTANLAFVTPEGADVDLDGEVDDGLTDTLSASLVADNGIFYGAIAYDSNQLARRSLDGIVRADVIRAVGTAKRGSFELGALVQQASDVVAGSEAEDTSYLISGAWNIDRFKVKAQYGIAEANVSDEEGTLAAVGLDYSLGSKTKIFTYYSALDVDNADLADNTFAVGFDHSF from the coding sequence ATGTCATTTCAACACCTGCGGTCGTTGCGTCGATCGTTTTACACGCCCACACTTTTTTCATTAGCTGTGACTGCGGCCTTGGGGCTTAACGCTCAGCACGCGTTGGCTAATCCGCCGATTATTTACGGAAAACTGAATATTACTCTCGATCAATTTGATCACGAAGGCGCGGCTCGCGTCATTGCTCTCCAGGCTCCTGCTGTGGTTGACCAGTGGGAGCTTAATTCCAATGCTTCACGCTTGGGGATCAAAGGCGAACAGGCATTAGAGAATACCGGTTTGACGGTGGTGTATCTCGCGGAATACGAAACTGATGCGGACGACGGCGGTAGCAGTCCCTTTGTACAACGCAATATTTACGCCGGATTGCAAGGCAGCTTTGGTCGCGTGATTGGTGGAAAATTCGATACGCCGCTAAAAGTCATCGAAGGCAAAGTTGATCAGTTTAACGATCTGAAAGCAGACATTGATGTTCTGCTCGGCGGTCAGAATCGCGTGAACAATATCGTCCAATACTCCACACCCAGGCTCGCCAAATTATTCACCGCCAATCTTGCGTTTGTTACGCCGGAAGGTGCGGATGTAGATCTCGACGGCGAGGTAGACGATGGTTTGACCGATACCCTTTCCGCGTCGTTGGTTGCAGATAACGGCATTTTTTATGGCGCTATTGCCTACGACAGTAACCAACTGGCGCGTCGCAGTCTCGATGGTATTGTCCGTGCTGATGTAATCCGAGCGGTGGGCACGGCCAAACGGGGCTCATTTGAATTGGGAGCACTGGTGCAACAAGCCAGCGATGTTGTTGCCGGTAGCGAAGCAGAGGACACCAGCTATTTAATCTCCGGCGCCTGGAATATCGACAGGTTTAAAGTAAAAGCGCAATACGGCATCGCCGAAGCAAATGTCAGCGACGAAGAAGGCACGCTGGCAGCAGTGGGCCTGGACTATAGCCTGGGTAGCAAGACCAAGATATTTACCTACTATTCCGCGCTGGATGTGGATAACGCCGACCTGGCGGATAACACCTTTGCCGTTGGTTTTGATCACAGTTTTTAA
- a CDS encoding YezD family protein, which translates to MASPTNESIAIDEDVLKEIKQILAQIQYGSLEISVHNGRIVQLERREKKRFDKSENAK; encoded by the coding sequence ATGGCAAGCCCAACGAATGAATCCATTGCTATCGATGAAGATGTGCTGAAGGAAATCAAGCAAATCCTGGCGCAAATTCAATACGGCTCGCTGGAAATATCTGTCCACAATGGCCGGATCGTGCAACTGGAACGTCGCGAGAAAAAGCGGTTTGATAAAAGCGAAAACGCTAAATAA
- a CDS encoding alpha/beta hydrolase: MSHEPIFFDAPFFDAPHDDEALVNPAQVVGEHPVLIVPGLNNSDDNHWQTLWQNRLPNAQRIAVKNWHEADLDKWRNAIKKSLAGVDRPSVLIAHSFGALAAASIAAEYLELIAAVLLVAPADPDKFQIADRLPDRPLSVPVHLIASSNDPWMKDSKAAYWALLWGANFLRIKELGHINSHSDIGVWPQGLKQLELLVRRVKPKNVVKKLLTRSSHRNGVAA; the protein is encoded by the coding sequence ATGAGCCACGAGCCGATTTTTTTTGATGCCCCCTTTTTTGACGCGCCCCATGATGACGAGGCGTTAGTTAATCCTGCGCAGGTTGTGGGAGAACATCCGGTGTTGATTGTGCCAGGATTGAATAACAGTGATGACAATCATTGGCAGACACTCTGGCAAAATCGCCTGCCCAATGCGCAACGTATCGCGGTAAAAAATTGGCACGAAGCTGATCTGGATAAATGGCGCAATGCCATCAAGAAATCCCTGGCCGGGGTTGATCGACCCAGCGTATTAATCGCACACAGTTTTGGGGCACTCGCGGCGGCATCTATCGCAGCGGAATACCTGGAACTGATCGCGGCGGTGTTGTTGGTGGCGCCTGCTGATCCCGATAAATTCCAGATCGCCGATCGTCTGCCAGACCGCCCCTTGTCGGTTCCCGTGCATTTGATTGCGAGCAGTAATGATCCCTGGATGAAGGACAGTAAGGCAGCCTACTGGGCATTGTTGTGGGGTGCGAATTTTTTGCGGATAAAAGAACTGGGGCATATCAATAGCCACTCCGACATCGGTGTATGGCCGCAGGGATTAAAGCAATTGGAATTGTTAGTGCGGAGAGTTAAGCCAAAAAATGTTGTTAAGAAACTGTTGACTCGTTCGAGCCATCGAAACGGGGTTGCCGCGTAA
- a CDS encoding sulfite exporter TauE/SafE family protein: MPELYFLLSLLLLGAATGLFAGLFGIGGGGIMVPILTLLFMAQGFPEQHLVHLALGTSMAAIVPTALASVRAHHARGAVLWPVVIKIAPGILCGTFAATFLASYLSAKPLALFFSCFMAFVALQLMIDRKPQAARQLPGAVSLSAVGVGIGSISALVAIGGGTLTVPFLTWCNVRLQTAIGTSAAVGFPIALAGATGYLVNGWSVDNLPVHTLGFIYWPAVIAMALMSFITAPVGARLAHRLPVALLKKLFALLLIGLSLQMLYSLFV, translated from the coding sequence ATGCCTGAACTTTATTTTCTGTTATCGCTGTTGCTATTGGGGGCCGCCACCGGTTTGTTTGCCGGACTGTTCGGTATCGGTGGCGGTGGCATCATGGTGCCGATATTAACCCTGCTATTTATGGCGCAGGGTTTTCCTGAGCAGCATCTGGTGCATCTTGCGTTAGGAACTTCCATGGCAGCGATAGTGCCCACGGCCCTGGCCAGCGTCCGCGCACATCATGCGCGGGGCGCAGTATTGTGGCCGGTTGTGATAAAGATTGCGCCGGGTATTTTATGCGGCACCTTCGCGGCAACGTTTTTGGCCAGTTACCTTTCTGCCAAACCACTCGCACTGTTCTTCTCGTGTTTTATGGCCTTTGTTGCGCTGCAATTGATGATAGATCGCAAACCTCAGGCTGCACGTCAATTGCCAGGCGCAGTCAGTTTGTCGGCCGTGGGGGTGGGTATCGGGAGCATTTCGGCATTGGTGGCGATTGGCGGCGGCACGTTAACTGTGCCGTTTTTGACGTGGTGCAACGTTCGTTTACAAACGGCCATAGGCACCTCGGCAGCGGTCGGTTTTCCCATTGCGCTTGCTGGTGCCACGGGTTATCTGGTGAATGGATGGTCAGTAGATAATTTACCCGTTCACACGCTGGGCTTTATTTATTGGCCCGCCGTCATTGCAATGGCATTGATGAGTTTTATCACGGCACCGGTCGGCGCGAGGCTCGCGCATCGTTTACCCGTCGCGTTATTAAAAAAACTATTTGCCTTGTTGCTGATTGGTCTCTCCCTGCAAATGCTGTATTCACTGTTTGTTTAA
- the typA gene encoding translational GTPase TypA — protein MTDQSAIEKLRNIAIIAHVDHGKTSMVDQLLRQSGTLDRREDTGDLIMDSNDQERERGITILAKNTAIKWNDYRINIVDTPGHADFGGEVERVLSMVDSVLLIVDAVGGPMPQTRFVTSKAFEQGLNPIVVINKIDRPGARPEWVIDQVFELFDRLGATEEQLDFPVVYASALNGVSGTDLNDIKDDMTPLFQMIVDKVKPPVVDLDGPFQMQISALDYSSYVGVIGIGRITRGSLSPNQQVVVVDHEGNQRKAKVLQVMGYHGLQRIETGKAYAGDIVCITGVDKLGISDTLCSPDAVEALPALSIDEPTVSMTFQVNDSPFAGKEGKFVTSRNIKDRLEQELIANVALRVQQGDSPDKFIVSGRGELHLSVLIENMRREGFELGVSRPEVVQKIVDGEVHEPYEQVVIDVEEHHQGSVMEELGLRKGELTNMEPDGKGRIKLEFLCPSRGLIGFRGQFLTMTSGSGIMTSIFDHYGPVKEGEVAKRQNGVLVSMVKGKTLAYGLHPLQDRGRLFLGAGVEVYEGQIVGLHSRGNDLVVNPTKAKQLTNVRASGTDDALTLSPPVRHTLEQALEFIEDDELVEVTPQSIRLRKKLLSENDRKRSKK, from the coding sequence GTGACAGATCAATCCGCTATCGAAAAACTGCGTAATATTGCCATCATCGCCCACGTTGACCACGGTAAAACCTCCATGGTTGACCAGTTGTTGCGTCAATCCGGCACCCTCGACCGTCGTGAGGATACCGGCGACCTGATCATGGATAGCAATGATCAGGAACGCGAACGCGGGATTACCATCCTCGCGAAAAACACCGCGATCAAATGGAACGATTACCGCATCAACATCGTGGACACCCCCGGACACGCCGACTTCGGTGGCGAGGTAGAGCGGGTTCTGTCGATGGTGGATTCTGTGTTGTTGATCGTGGATGCGGTAGGCGGACCTATGCCGCAGACCCGCTTTGTAACCTCCAAAGCCTTTGAACAAGGTTTGAACCCCATTGTGGTGATCAACAAGATCGACCGTCCGGGCGCTCGTCCGGAGTGGGTGATCGATCAGGTATTTGAGTTGTTCGACCGTCTGGGTGCTACCGAAGAGCAGCTGGATTTCCCGGTGGTCTACGCATCGGCATTGAACGGTGTCTCCGGTACCGATCTGAACGACATAAAAGACGACATGACACCCTTGTTCCAGATGATCGTCGACAAAGTTAAGCCGCCGGTCGTTGACCTGGACGGTCCCTTCCAGATGCAAATCTCTGCGCTGGATTACAGCAGCTATGTGGGTGTTATCGGGATCGGCCGTATCACGCGCGGCAGCCTGTCGCCCAACCAGCAGGTTGTGGTGGTGGACCATGAAGGTAATCAGCGCAAGGCCAAGGTATTGCAGGTGATGGGGTATCACGGCTTACAACGTATTGAAACTGGCAAGGCATATGCGGGCGACATCGTTTGTATTACCGGTGTGGACAAGTTGGGTATCTCCGATACCCTGTGTAGCCCCGATGCCGTTGAAGCACTGCCGGCACTGTCCATTGACGAGCCAACCGTCAGCATGACCTTCCAGGTAAACGACTCGCCCTTCGCCGGTAAAGAAGGCAAGTTCGTGACCAGCCGTAATATTAAAGATCGTCTTGAGCAAGAGCTGATTGCCAACGTGGCCTTGCGTGTTCAACAGGGCGACAGCCCGGACAAATTTATCGTCTCCGGTCGCGGCGAATTGCACCTTTCCGTATTGATTGAAAATATGCGTCGTGAAGGTTTTGAGCTGGGCGTATCGCGTCCGGAAGTGGTACAGAAAATTGTTGACGGCGAAGTGCACGAGCCCTACGAGCAAGTGGTTATCGACGTTGAAGAACATCACCAGGGTTCGGTGATGGAAGAACTCGGTCTGCGTAAAGGCGAGCTGACTAACATGGAGCCGGATGGCAAAGGCCGTATCAAGCTGGAATTCCTGTGTCCGTCGCGCGGCCTGATCGGTTTCCGTGGTCAGTTCCTGACCATGACCTCCGGTTCGGGCATCATGACCAGCATCTTCGACCATTACGGTCCGGTGAAAGAAGGTGAAGTGGCCAAGCGTCAGAACGGTGTGTTGGTGTCCATGGTGAAAGGTAAAACCCTCGCTTATGGTTTGCACCCGCTGCAAGACCGCGGCCGTTTGTTCCTCGGCGCCGGTGTGGAAGTATACGAAGGTCAGATCGTTGGTCTGCACTCACGCGGTAACGATTTGGTCGTTAACCCCACTAAAGCCAAGCAGTTGACCAACGTGCGCGCCTCCGGTACTGACGATGCCTTGACCTTGTCGCCGCCGGTTCGCCACACCCTGGAACAAGCGCTGGAGTTTATTGAAGACGATGAGCTGGTTGAAGTCACACCGCAAAGCATTCGTCTGCGCAAAAAGCTGTTAAGTGAAAACGATCGGAAGCGCTCCAAGAAATAA